The following proteins are co-located in the Haloprofundus halophilus genome:
- a CDS encoding AI-2E family transporter — translation MTEQEDRQHWFSEHLVLSILAIVSGVLGLLFVFTQLQYILLAIVLAYVLAPVQRKLERHTSAVTAALTLILLSVFVLFIPVAYLLTIAIQQGLGLLTALEEGGLSLDIIQDRIETIGYVIDFDLLYATYQEPIATGLQRLATGAVTVIGGLPGVLIGLTVTVFVLFALLRDGEQFVTWLQSIVPLSDRVERELLRELDGLMWASVIGNVAVAGVQAVLLGIGLALVGMPGVVFLTVATFVLTLLPLVGAFGVWLPVSGYLLAIGRPTAAVLLFVYGSVVSASDIYLRPAIINRSGAINVATIVVGIFGGIVLFGAIGLFVGPVILGGSKVVLDLFAQERADSSVRR, via the coding sequence ATGACTGAACAGGAAGACCGTCAGCATTGGTTTTCGGAGCATCTTGTACTGTCGATTTTGGCGATAGTGAGCGGCGTTCTCGGCCTACTTTTCGTTTTCACACAGCTTCAGTATATCTTGCTCGCGATTGTCCTCGCATACGTTCTCGCACCCGTACAACGGAAACTCGAGCGCCACACGAGCGCAGTTACAGCTGCTCTCACCCTCATTTTACTTTCGGTATTTGTACTCTTCATCCCGGTCGCGTATCTTCTCACAATCGCAATTCAGCAGGGGCTGGGACTGCTAACCGCCCTCGAAGAAGGAGGACTCAGTCTGGACATCATTCAGGACCGAATCGAAACTATTGGCTATGTAATCGACTTCGATCTGTTGTATGCGACATATCAAGAGCCAATCGCTACCGGGTTGCAGCGTCTCGCAACCGGCGCGGTAACCGTCATCGGCGGTCTCCCTGGTGTGCTGATCGGACTCACCGTGACGGTCTTCGTACTCTTTGCGTTACTGCGAGATGGTGAACAGTTCGTCACATGGCTGCAGTCAATTGTCCCCCTCTCTGATCGTGTGGAGCGGGAACTTCTTAGAGAACTTGACGGCCTCATGTGGGCGTCCGTTATCGGGAACGTCGCCGTCGCGGGGGTCCAAGCGGTACTGCTCGGCATCGGATTGGCGCTCGTTGGTATGCCCGGAGTTGTGTTCTTGACCGTGGCCACATTTGTCCTCACGTTGCTCCCACTCGTTGGGGCATTCGGTGTCTGGCTTCCGGTTTCGGGCTATCTGCTCGCAATCGGCCGCCCCACTGCAGCGGTACTGCTTTTCGTCTACGGATCGGTGGTCAGCGCCTCGGACATCTATCTTCGCCCGGCGATTATCAACCGTAGCGGAGCAATCAACGTCGCGACCATCGTCGTGGGAATCTTCGGGGGAATCGTTCTGTTTGGGGCGATTGGTCTGTTCGTCGGTCCCGTCATACTCGGCGGCTCGAAGGTCGTCCTTGACCTGTTTGCCCAGGAGCGAGCGGACTCATCCGTCCGCCGATAG